The region AGACGGCAGTATGTAGGCAACCGGACCCCATCTTTATAGGAATAGATCAGTTGAAAGTCGGTTACGTCAAAATACGTGTGCTCTGGCTTTTCAGTGGGTTGTCCCGAGTTCAGACTGGAGTTCCCCATGTTACCAGTGTGTGGCTTCGCCTTGATTCAAACCTAGCCTCACAAATGATATTTTCCCCTATTTTTGAGGCAATAATTTTCGTATCAGGATATGCGTCAACATAATATGCAGTAGCATCACCTACCATAGCGGGAATCCTTTTGAATATTGTCCATTGATCTCACTGATGGCAACTACAAATACAGAGGCTGTCCCGATGAAGGACAGCCTTTTATATGCAATACGTATTACTATCTATTTATGATTCTATTACTTCCACATTGGCACGGGGAATACGAATGCGGGTGCCGTCGTCAAACTCCGCTTCCATAATGCGCACCATGGTTTCAGATTCCACTTTGGTAAGCTCTTCCGGCAATGCGGTCACTCTGGCAATGGTACCAAAGTGAGGCTGACGGATGATGCGTACCATGGTTCCAATTTCCAACACAGGCAGACTGGCCTCTTTGGAGACTAGTTCGCTTTCATCAAACTCCATGGGAATGATGATTTCGGGGCGGATAACACCGGCGCGGATTTGGGTGTGACCATGCACGGAAGCCTTTTTGCCGTCGAACTGTTTTAATAGATCGAAAGTCTTTTTTGCCATGGTAATCTTACCGAATCCTTCGGTACATATTATGGTAAGTCCCACGTTTTCATGTCCGGTGATGGCCACTCCAATGTCATAACCCAAAAGCTTCTTGATGTCCTGGTCGTCAATACCGCCGGTGATGATGGCTTTCACTCCGTGCTTACGGGCAATTTCGATCACATGGTAGGGCACAAAGCTTCCGGCGATGATGATCTTGCCTCTACATGATTCATCGATCTTTCCGGCATCAATCTCGTCATCCGGTGTAGTGGCAAGCATCTTCAGTTCTCCGGTAGTCTCGTCTCCGATACCGAAGATACCCTGGATGTAGGCACTTTTATTCTCTATTACAACGCCTTCTTCCGGGATCACATCCGTTACTACTCCATCTAGGAACGCTTTTACCTGTACTGGTATGCGAGGTTCACGCAGCAATACCTGTCCGGTAACGGCAGAGATGCTTTCCACCTCGCCATCCACGGGAGAGTGCACTTCGCTTTTGAAGATACCCAATCCAAAGAGGCCGGCATTTTCAGCTAGGATGGTTTTCTTGGTGATCTGGTCACCGGGTTTGATTCTGATGTATTTCTCCAATTGTGCAGGAGTTACACCCAGCTTGTTTGCGAGATTGAAGGGGACCACCTTTCCGGGAAGAAGGGTTTCGGCAACCACATCTTCGGCTTTCACCTTGGCTCCCTTTGTCACGAGGACTTTGCCTTTGAGGGGCAGAATGCGCTCTTTGCGCACGATCATACTATCGGTTACGGTTAATCCGGCAGAATATGCTTGTCCCATTGTTTCCTCCTATACCAAGATGTCTTCGGGATATGCTTTCAGCTCACGCATCCACTTCTTCAGATATTTGATGCGGTCCGATTTCTCTGTAGGCAGGATAAAGGGACGTCTGCCACGAGTATCCAATACTATGCCAACATTGCCGCCATGCAGATCCACACTCAGTTCTTTTGCTTTCTCGGCATTCAGGATGAGGCCGGAAGATGCTTTCAGAGTTGCTTTTGCTACTTTTCCAGCTTCACACGGAATCAATCTAATCTCGCCAAAGGGAATATCTTCTTCGAAGACACTGCCATCAGGAAGCTCCAACTTGGCATACAAAGCGGGCTTGCCGTATTTGCCTTTGCCCACGGGAGCCACACAGGTTCCCAGATACACCATACAGTCTTTGCGGAAGACCTCTGTGGCTGCTTTGGGACTGATCTCGGAAAGTACTCCCAAATGCGGCATCATAAAGATGCTGTCCACAGCCAACCGTGTGATGCCTTCGGGCAGGAAAGCATCGATGAGCATCATAACGGTCTGGAATCTGCGTGGAGCGTGAGATAGAACACCACCGGAGCCCACCAAAAGGCTAAGAGTCATCATGTTCACAATGGAAGCCCCAGAGGTAGACTGGCTGAAGGCTTCGCTGATATCGCGCTGCCGTTGCATTCCCTTCAGGCTGCTGGCAAATTCTTTGTGCTGCTCAAAAGCCAGGCGTAAAGCTTCTTTGGCAATTGCTTGTTCCAGCACCAGTTCTTCCAAAAGTGAAGGAATGGTGGTGGGGCGGATCATCTTGTTTTTGATCATATTGCGCAGTTCGCTTTCGTTGATATCGAAAGGAACCCAGCGCATGATATTGGCCAGTCCGCTGGAAGCCAACACGTTTGAGATACTATAACTCATACCCAGGTTTGCGCTCACAGTGCGGTTGAACACATAATCCTCGGTAAAGACACTGAATACGTCGGTGGTTGCTCCGCCAATATCCACACCCACTACTTCAATTTGCTCATCTTTGGCAATAGTCTGCATGATGTTGCCCACCGCTGCAGGAGTAGGCATGATCGGTACTTGTTGGTGATCCGGTCCTTGAGTCCATTCCATCAGTTTGTTATAGCCGGGGGCCTGCTGCATCACGTGTTCCATAAAGATGTCGTGAATCTTGTCACGGGCCGGACCCAGGTTCTCTGTTTCCAGTTTCGGACGCAAGTTATCGGTAATGATCAAACCGACCTTTTCGGACAGAGTCTTTTCGATCTCGCTCACTGCTTCCTTATTGCCGGCATAGATCACCGGCAGTTTATAGGATGAGCCCAGAC is a window of Candidatus Cloacimonadota bacterium DNA encoding:
- a CDS encoding glutamate mutase L, whose protein sequence is MQYDEKRLTRIVATDCGSTTTKAILIEYVDGEYRQTIRGEAPTTVEAPLNDVTKGVINATQELEELARLKYNNPNIKFMENGEFIIPRNGDLGVDAYVSTSSAGGGLQMMVTGVVASMTGESAERAALGAGAIVMDLIASNDKRMNHEKIERIRHLRPDMILMAGGEDGGTIKHVVEMAELVAGADPKPRLGSSYKLPVIYAGNKEAVSEIEKTLSEKVGLIITDNLRPKLETENLGPARDKIHDIFMEHVMQQAPGYNKLMEWTQGPDHQQVPIMPTPAAVGNIMQTIAKDEQIEVVGVDIGGATTDVFSVFTEDYVFNRTVSANLGMSYSISNVLASSGLANIMRWVPFDINESELRNMIKNKMIRPTTIPSLLEELVLEQAIAKEALRLAFEQHKEFASSLKGMQRQRDISEAFSQSTSGASIVNMMTLSLLVGSGGVLSHAPRRFQTVMMLIDAFLPEGITRLAVDSIFMMPHLGVLSEISPKAATEVFRKDCMVYLGTCVAPVGKGKYGKPALYAKLELPDGSVFEEDIPFGEIRLIPCEAGKVAKATLKASSGLILNAEKAKELSVDLHGGNVGIVLDTRGRRPFILPTEKSDRIKYLKKWMRELKAYPEDILV